One Gelria sp. Kuro-4 DNA segment encodes these proteins:
- a CDS encoding DUF72 domain-containing protein, translated as MRLVIYIATSGYYYKDWEGVFYPPGLPSAKRLAFYAQEFPFTEINATYYGQPRAAMFDRMLAETPENFLFAVKAYKGLTHERQDTGEFTAFLTGLRPLVQARRLICVLAQFPYSFHNTKENREYVLSLRHRLAGLPVAVEFRSRDWGQSGTFNLLRTAGLAYVAVDEPRLKGLLPPLVHATADFSYVRFHGRNAAKWFQHEQSYERYAYHYSEAELKEWLPRLRAMEEATERVYVAFNNHYQGGAVVAARDLKALLESQDA; from the coding sequence GTGCGGCTGGTGATCTACATCGCCACTTCAGGCTATTACTATAAAGACTGGGAAGGGGTGTTTTACCCGCCGGGGCTGCCCAGCGCCAAGCGGCTCGCCTTTTACGCGCAGGAGTTTCCTTTCACCGAGATTAACGCCACCTACTACGGGCAACCCCGGGCGGCCATGTTCGACCGGATGCTCGCGGAGACACCGGAGAATTTCCTGTTTGCGGTTAAGGCTTATAAAGGACTAACGCACGAACGACAGGACACAGGCGAGTTCACCGCTTTTCTTACGGGCCTCAGGCCTTTGGTACAGGCCCGCCGCTTGATCTGCGTGCTGGCGCAGTTTCCGTACAGCTTCCACAATACCAAAGAAAACCGCGAGTACGTGCTTTCCCTGCGCCACCGGCTGGCGGGACTGCCGGTGGCGGTGGAGTTTCGCAGCCGCGACTGGGGCCAAAGCGGCACCTTTAACCTGCTGCGCACGGCGGGCCTGGCTTACGTGGCGGTGGACGAGCCGCGCCTCAAGGGGCTGCTCCCGCCTTTGGTCCACGCTACGGCCGACTTCAGCTACGTCCGTTTCCACGGGCGCAACGCCGCCAAGTGGTTTCAACACGAGCAAAGCTACGAGCGTTATGCCTACCATTACAGCGAAGCCGAGCTGAAAGAGTGGTTGCCACGCCTTAGAGCCATGGAAGAAGCCACCGAACGGGTGTACGTGGCTTTCAATAATCACTACCAGGGCGGGGCCGTCGTGGCGGCGCGTGACCTGAAAGCGCTCCTGGAGAGCCAGGACGCATAA